The nucleotide sequence CCTCCTCGATCCGCGCCTGGGCCGAGCGCGTCGGGGCCGGGGCGCCGCCGGCGGGCCGCGTCAGATAGGGGCCGACCACGAGGGTGTGGGTCGCGGCGGCGATCTCGCCCTCGGGCGCGGCCATCGCCTTCAGCCTCGCCTCGCCGCTCGATATCAGGTCCGTCATTCCGTCTCCGTCACGCCCTGTCCTATCTGGGGAGCGCGCGCCCGCTTTGCAGCGGGGCCGGAGGCGGAAATCGTCGGCGCGGGACAGGACGAAGGGTGGGTCCGTTTACCGCCGCTCTCCTTTTCCCCTCTGCGGGAGAGGGAGAGCGCAGAGGCTTCCGCTCGCGGGGCCGAACCGTCTCAAGCCTTCTCGGGCGCGGCCTCGTCCGGCTCGAAGAGCTGCACGGGATGGCCCGGCATGATCGTCGAGATGGCGTGCTTGTAGACGAGCTGCGAGTGCCCGTCGCGCCGCAGCAGGACGCAGAAGTTGTCGAACCACGTCACCACGCCCTGCAGCTTCACGCCGTTGACGAGGAAGATGGTCAGCGGAATCTTGTTCTTGCGGACGTGGTTGAGGAAGGTGTCCTGAAGGTTCTGTGCGCGTTCGGCCGCCATTCTTTTATCCTTTGTTGTGCTGGCTGTTATGTTGGCTTCTTGATTCGGTCCGCGAAGCGCCCCCCCCCGGGGGACCCGGCGCGATGTCGGAAAACATTACA is from Methylobacterium radiodurans and encodes:
- the hfq gene encoding RNA chaperone Hfq, whose translation is MAAERAQNLQDTFLNHVRKNKIPLTIFLVNGVKLQGVVTWFDNFCVLLRRDGHSQLVYKHAISTIMPGHPVQLFEPDEAAPEKA